From the genome of Amycolatopsis sp. NBC_01488, one region includes:
- a CDS encoding zinc-binding alcohol dehydrogenase family protein, with protein sequence MKAAVLEEFGKPLAVRDVPAPVLGTGEVLVDVVAAPVLPYAAEVFRGERNYLLTLPVVPGAGAVGRVRATGPDATRLAAGDWVLCDPVIRSRDDALTPDITLQGLSARGEGGVVLQRHFGHGSYAEQLLVPTENAIPLGRVDPAEAGRWTALSLCLVPYGGLLAADLRPGETVLVSGATGNFGSAGVAVALAMGAACVVAPGRDEAALADLERRFGARVRTVRLTGDGDTDRLRRAAPGPIDVVLDLLPPSAGTAPVRAAAMTVREHGRVVLMGGVGMLGGDDLALPYPWLMRNNITVRGQWLCPRKANASLIALARAGLLDLDRFSVTEFRLDDVADAVAHAASGRTRFALTVIRP encoded by the coding sequence ATGAAGGCTGCTGTCCTCGAAGAATTCGGCAAACCGCTGGCTGTGCGCGACGTTCCCGCACCGGTGCTCGGCACCGGCGAAGTGCTCGTCGACGTCGTCGCGGCACCCGTGCTGCCCTACGCGGCCGAGGTGTTCCGCGGCGAGCGGAACTACCTGCTGACGCTGCCGGTCGTGCCCGGTGCCGGCGCGGTCGGCCGGGTCCGCGCGACCGGCCCGGACGCGACCCGCCTGGCCGCGGGCGACTGGGTGCTGTGCGACCCGGTGATCCGCTCCCGCGACGACGCGCTCACCCCGGACATCACGCTCCAGGGCCTCAGCGCCCGCGGCGAAGGCGGCGTGGTCCTCCAGCGCCACTTCGGCCACGGTTCGTACGCCGAGCAGCTTCTCGTGCCGACCGAGAACGCGATCCCGCTCGGCCGGGTGGACCCCGCCGAAGCCGGGCGGTGGACCGCGCTCAGCCTCTGCCTCGTGCCCTACGGCGGGCTGCTCGCGGCGGATCTGCGGCCGGGCGAGACCGTGCTGGTCAGCGGGGCCACCGGGAACTTCGGGAGCGCCGGGGTCGCCGTCGCGCTGGCCATGGGCGCGGCGTGCGTGGTGGCCCCGGGCCGCGACGAAGCCGCGCTGGCGGACCTGGAACGCCGGTTCGGCGCCCGCGTCCGCACGGTCCGGCTGACCGGCGACGGCGACACGGACCGCCTGCGCCGCGCGGCGCCCGGCCCGATCGACGTCGTCCTCGACCTGCTGCCGCCGTCGGCGGGCACCGCGCCCGTGCGCGCGGCCGCGATGACGGTCCGCGAGCACGGCCGGGTGGTGCTGATGGGCGGCGTCGGCATGCTCGGCGGCGACGACCTCGCCCTGCCGTACCCGTGGCTCATGCGCAACAACATCACCGTGCGCGGCCAGTGGCTCTGCCCGCGGAAGGCGAACGCGAGCCTGATCGCGCTCGCCCGCGCCGGGCTGCTCGACCTGGACCGGTTCAGCGTCACCGAGTTCCGCCTCGACGACGTCGCCGACGCCGTCGCCCACGCGGCGAGCGGCCGGACACGATTCGCCCTCACGGTGATCCGCCCTTGA
- a CDS encoding GTP pyrophosphokinase: MTTDPAAEDLREAADELAVAGQLPRFLLMYKFAIEELMTKLRILSEEFDFVHRHDPIEHITSRVKRPEAIKEKVRRRGLGDDWVAAAHVLDDIAGIRVVCPFVSDVHEVARMLTAQDDVELLRTKDYIARPKANGYRSLHLIVRIPVFLSDRVEKVKVEVQLRTIAMDFWAAVEHKLSYKYADRVPDDFAGELAAAARTAADLDARMAALHERIR, translated from the coding sequence GTGACCACCGATCCGGCGGCCGAGGACCTGCGGGAGGCGGCCGACGAGCTCGCCGTCGCCGGGCAGCTCCCGCGATTCCTGCTGATGTACAAGTTCGCCATCGAAGAGCTGATGACGAAGCTGCGGATCCTCAGCGAGGAGTTCGACTTCGTCCACCGCCACGACCCGATCGAGCACATCACGAGCCGGGTCAAGCGGCCGGAGGCGATCAAGGAAAAGGTCCGCCGCCGCGGTCTGGGCGATGACTGGGTCGCCGCCGCGCACGTCCTCGACGACATCGCCGGCATCCGCGTGGTCTGCCCGTTCGTCTCCGACGTCCACGAAGTCGCCCGGATGCTCACCGCACAGGACGACGTCGAACTGTTGCGCACCAAGGACTACATCGCGCGCCCGAAGGCGAACGGCTACCGCAGCCTGCACCTGATCGTGCGGATCCCGGTGTTCCTGTCCGACCGGGTCGAGAAGGTCAAGGTCGAGGTGCAGCTGCGCACCATCGCGATGGACTTCTGGGCCGCTGTCGAGCACAAGCTGTCCTACAAGTACGCCGATCGCGTCCCGGACGACTTCGCGGGCGAACTCGCCGCCGCGGCCCGGACGGCCGCCGACCTCGACGCCCGGATGGCCGCCCTGCACGAACGGATCCGCTGA
- a CDS encoding LLM class F420-dependent oxidoreductase, which translates to MELGFHLPIFDIDGGTTAIAGELARVGSAAEEAGATWLSFMDHYFQIEPTGRPAESNMLEGYTTLGFLAAHTSRIELGLLVTGVTYRHPGLLAKIVTTLDVLSGGRAVLGAGAAWFEREHRGMGVPFPPIAERFERLEETLRICGQMWDPENNGPFEGKHYQLAETLCSPQPIHRPKVLIGGGGERKTLRLVAQYGDACNLFASSPEDVAHKLDVLRGHCDDVGRDYDEIRKTVLANNPRPTPETRDDFVRAMADYAKLGIRTAIVTPTTGSPAAWIEGMAPAVPQLADLG; encoded by the coding sequence ATGGAGCTCGGTTTCCACCTTCCCATCTTCGACATCGACGGCGGGACCACCGCCATCGCCGGCGAGCTCGCCCGGGTGGGCAGCGCGGCGGAGGAGGCCGGGGCGACCTGGCTGTCCTTCATGGACCACTACTTCCAGATCGAGCCGACCGGCCGGCCCGCCGAGTCGAACATGCTGGAGGGCTACACCACCCTCGGCTTCCTCGCCGCGCACACGTCCCGGATCGAGCTCGGCCTGCTCGTCACCGGCGTGACGTACCGGCACCCCGGCCTGCTCGCGAAGATCGTCACCACCCTCGACGTCCTCTCGGGCGGCCGGGCGGTGCTCGGCGCGGGGGCCGCCTGGTTCGAGCGCGAGCACCGGGGGATGGGCGTGCCGTTCCCGCCGATCGCCGAGCGGTTCGAGCGGCTCGAGGAGACGCTGCGCATCTGCGGGCAGATGTGGGACCCGGAGAACAACGGCCCGTTCGAGGGCAAGCACTACCAGCTGGCCGAGACGCTCTGTTCGCCCCAGCCGATCCACCGGCCGAAGGTGCTGATCGGCGGCGGGGGAGAGCGCAAGACGCTCCGGCTCGTCGCGCAGTACGGCGACGCGTGCAACCTGTTCGCGTCCTCGCCCGAGGACGTCGCGCACAAGCTGGACGTGCTGCGCGGCCACTGCGACGACGTCGGCCGCGACTACGACGAGATCCGCAAGACGGTCCTGGCCAACAACCCCCGCCCGACACCCGAAACCCGCGACGACTTCGTCCGGGCCATGGCGGACTACGCGAAGCTCGGCATCCGCACGGCGATCGTCACGCCGACGACGGGCTCGCCCGCCGCGTGGATCGAGGGCATGGCGCCGGCCGTGCCGCAGCTGGCCGACCTCGGCTAA
- a CDS encoding LysR family transcriptional regulator, with product MADLDLRLVRGFAAVAEHRHFGRAAAGLHLTQSSLSRQIVRLEQQVGARLLDRTPQGTRLTEAGEAFLPLAVDLLRAAAHATAHARAVARPSRITVGYTGNLIVTPAVRDLRRRHPDAEVRTQHLAWDDARAALLEHRVDVAVVRLPLRAAGLHVTVLYDEPRVLLLPVDHRLAGKESVTLGDIADEPLPRALDPEWDAFWRVDPRPDGRPAPGGPLIDAIEDKIELVASGQAVAIIPAAPGNVTGLRPDLTTVPLTDVEPSQVAVATRAGERNRLVAAFRRCAEALPAPPE from the coding sequence ATGGCCGACCTCGATCTGCGCCTGGTGCGCGGCTTCGCCGCCGTCGCGGAGCACCGGCACTTCGGCCGCGCGGCCGCCGGACTGCACCTCACGCAGTCGTCCCTGAGCCGCCAGATCGTCCGGCTGGAGCAGCAGGTCGGCGCCCGCCTGCTGGACCGCACGCCGCAGGGCACCCGGCTCACCGAGGCCGGCGAGGCGTTCCTCCCGCTCGCCGTGGACCTGCTGCGGGCGGCGGCGCACGCGACGGCCCACGCGCGGGCCGTCGCGCGGCCCAGCCGGATCACCGTCGGCTACACCGGGAACCTGATCGTCACGCCGGCGGTGCGCGACCTGCGCCGCCGCCACCCCGACGCCGAGGTGCGCACGCAGCACCTCGCCTGGGACGACGCCCGCGCGGCGCTGCTGGAGCACCGCGTCGACGTGGCGGTCGTCCGGCTGCCGCTGCGGGCGGCCGGGCTGCACGTGACGGTCCTCTACGACGAGCCCCGCGTCCTCCTGCTGCCCGTCGATCACCGGCTGGCGGGCAAGGAATCCGTGACGCTCGGCGACATCGCCGACGAGCCGCTGCCGCGCGCGCTCGACCCGGAGTGGGACGCGTTCTGGCGCGTCGACCCGCGCCCGGACGGCCGCCCGGCACCCGGCGGTCCGCTCATCGACGCGATCGAGGACAAGATCGAGCTCGTGGCGAGCGGCCAGGCGGTGGCGATCATCCCGGCGGCGCCGGGGAACGTCACCGGCCTCCGCCCGGACCTGACGACGGTGCCGCTGACGGACGTCGAGCCGAGCCAGGTGGCGGTGGCGACCCGCGCGGGCGAGCGCAACCGGCTCGTCGCGGCGTTCCGCAGGTGCGCGGAAGCATTGCCGGCCCCACCGGAATGA
- a CDS encoding TetR/AcrR family transcriptional regulator C-terminal domain-containing protein gives MTGRRGRPPRDADVLSRARILKEALALVDEEGLAAVSMRKLARRLGVDPMSLYNHVDGKDALLDGVAEVLLAAIPAPAPGTGLRETMSALAHGFRAAMLDHPRAAPLVLTRQLASMTALAPVEAVLGPLLAAGYPPDRAVHGLRAVLAFLIGTLMREVDAAPTFSDTGDRGRLADLSASGLPAVSAAAPYLAVCDHEAEFEFGLGILLDALAP, from the coding sequence GTGACGGGCCGGCGCGGCCGTCCGCCCCGGGACGCGGACGTCCTGTCGCGCGCGCGGATCCTGAAGGAAGCACTCGCGCTCGTCGACGAAGAAGGCCTGGCGGCGGTGAGCATGCGCAAGCTCGCGCGGCGGCTCGGCGTCGACCCGATGAGCCTGTACAACCACGTCGACGGCAAGGACGCCCTGCTGGACGGCGTCGCCGAGGTCCTGCTGGCCGCGATTCCCGCACCCGCACCGGGAACGGGCCTGCGGGAGACGATGTCCGCGCTGGCGCACGGGTTCCGGGCCGCGATGCTCGATCACCCGCGCGCGGCGCCGCTCGTGCTGACCCGGCAGCTCGCGTCGATGACGGCGCTCGCCCCGGTGGAGGCCGTGCTCGGCCCGCTGCTCGCGGCGGGCTACCCGCCGGACCGCGCGGTGCACGGGCTGCGCGCGGTGCTGGCGTTCCTGATCGGGACGTTGATGCGCGAGGTCGACGCGGCGCCGACGTTCAGCGATACGGGCGATCGGGGCCGGCTCGCGGACCTCTCGGCGTCCGGGCTGCCGGCCGTCTCGGCGGCAGCGCCGTACCTCGCGGTGTGCGACCACGAAGCGGAGTTCGAGTTCGGACTCGGCATCCTGCTCGACGCGCTCGCGCCGTGA
- a CDS encoding DUF998 domain-containing protein, producing the protein MVTVPARRTSFAISLSGVAALALGAALVLLLQVIPPTDEISATRRTISEYGLSEHKGLFDLAVVLVALGSAAGFAVLHSQRRLPAAAAVLGALWTVGLLVIVAFPKPDWATVSRSDFGGTLHRVASVVAFVALPLAVLIAAHAALPDSPARRWLAQVLAIASLGWFAVILGAVVVAAVDGGRWWTLIPLGLVERGMALTELVALGVLLAPARSQPR; encoded by the coding sequence ATGGTCACGGTCCCTGCGCGACGCACGTCGTTCGCGATCTCGCTGAGCGGGGTCGCCGCGCTCGCGCTCGGTGCCGCGCTGGTGCTGCTGCTGCAGGTCATCCCGCCGACCGACGAGATCAGCGCGACGCGCCGCACGATCAGCGAATACGGGCTGTCGGAGCACAAGGGGCTGTTCGACCTCGCGGTGGTCCTGGTGGCGCTCGGCTCGGCGGCGGGCTTCGCCGTCCTGCACAGCCAGCGGCGGCTGCCCGCGGCCGCGGCCGTACTGGGTGCACTGTGGACGGTCGGGCTGCTGGTCATCGTGGCCTTCCCGAAGCCGGACTGGGCGACGGTCTCGCGCTCGGACTTCGGCGGCACGCTGCACCGCGTCGCGAGCGTGGTGGCCTTCGTGGCGCTCCCGCTGGCGGTGCTGATCGCGGCGCACGCGGCGCTCCCGGACTCGCCCGCACGCCGGTGGCTCGCCCAGGTGCTCGCGATCGCGTCGCTGGGCTGGTTCGCGGTGATCCTCGGGGCGGTGGTGGTCGCCGCCGTCGACGGCGGCCGCTGGTGGACGCTCATCCCGCTCGGCCTCGTCGAACGCGGGATGGCGCTGACAGAGCTGGTGGCGCTGGGCGTCCTGCTCGCTCCGGCGCGAAGTCAGCCGCGGTAG
- a CDS encoding alpha/beta hydrolase, translating to MEVVDGYPGTRRPSATARYAAPPPLRRGPVLVTAAFAALGGALIPAASLPALWRIWQFYAMLFGLFAAVEIVAFFVVLGWPTRKTARAGALVATASLALWVASRPLGLLTRFDPWQPADTVVGFTDYVAAALQVIAVFGFLVVARRRAHPRPSTLRRVSAWIVLFPVLLLVLAAGAAGTVAAGDGITGTAASTLLDTGTVEYCRPDGIPLAMDIARPRPDGRAAPVALFLHGGGLVFGNRKPSGPGALLAGSRLVPLRDALTARGFAVASIDYRLAPAARWPAPLTDVRCAVRFLKANAAELNLDPARITAVGTGTGGTLASLLGVARDPDSAVRAVVALDAPADFDLTGLDPLTRASILTALGRSPATLREASPLAYPGAGAPPFLIGPGGRKSAEFADHLRAAGVPVTTGGAEPAAVADFLAAAAGGPGA from the coding sequence ATGGAGGTCGTCGACGGGTACCCCGGCACACGCCGCCCGTCGGCGACCGCGCGGTACGCGGCGCCGCCGCCGCTGCGACGTGGTCCGGTGCTGGTCACGGCCGCTTTCGCCGCCCTCGGCGGTGCCCTGATCCCGGCCGCTTCGCTGCCCGCGCTCTGGCGGATCTGGCAGTTCTACGCGATGTTGTTCGGCCTGTTCGCCGCGGTCGAGATCGTCGCCTTCTTCGTGGTGCTCGGGTGGCCGACCCGCAAGACGGCCCGGGCAGGCGCGCTCGTCGCGACCGCGAGCCTCGCGCTGTGGGTGGCGAGCCGGCCGCTCGGGCTGCTGACGCGGTTCGACCCCTGGCAGCCCGCGGACACCGTCGTCGGCTTCACCGACTACGTCGCGGCCGCGTTGCAGGTCATCGCCGTCTTCGGCTTCCTCGTCGTGGCTCGGCGGCGGGCGCACCCGAGGCCGTCGACGCTGCGGCGCGTGTCGGCGTGGATCGTGCTGTTTCCCGTGCTGCTGCTGGTACTCGCGGCCGGCGCCGCGGGGACGGTCGCGGCCGGCGACGGCATCACCGGCACGGCCGCCTCGACGCTGCTCGACACCGGCACGGTCGAATACTGCCGTCCGGACGGCATCCCGCTGGCCATGGACATCGCCCGCCCGCGCCCGGACGGCCGGGCCGCCCCGGTGGCGCTCTTCCTCCACGGCGGTGGCCTCGTCTTCGGCAACCGCAAGCCGTCCGGCCCGGGCGCGCTCCTGGCCGGGTCGCGGCTGGTCCCGCTGCGCGACGCCCTGACGGCCCGCGGGTTCGCCGTCGCCTCGATCGACTACCGCCTGGCGCCCGCGGCGCGCTGGCCGGCGCCGCTGACCGACGTGCGGTGCGCGGTGCGGTTCCTCAAGGCCAACGCGGCGGAGCTGAACCTCGACCCGGCGCGGATCACGGCCGTGGGCACCGGAACGGGCGGCACGCTGGCGTCCCTGCTCGGCGTGGCCAGGGATCCGGACAGCGCGGTCCGCGCGGTGGTGGCCCTGGACGCCCCGGCCGACTTCGACCTGACGGGCCTGGACCCGCTCACCAGGGCATCGATCCTGACGGCGCTGGGCCGTTCCCCGGCGACCCTGCGCGAGGCGAGCCCGCTGGCCTATCCGGGCGCGGGCGCACCGCCGTTCCTGATCGGGCCGGGCGGCCGGAAGTCCGCCGAGTTCGCGGACCACCTGCGCGCGGCCGGTGTCCCGGTGACGACCGGCGGCGCCGAACCGGCCGCGGTGGCGGACTTCCTCGCCGCGGCCGCCGGCGGACCGGGGGCGTGA
- a CDS encoding alpha/beta fold hydrolase, translating into MPHFRSHDGLELAYRDVGAGRPLVLFHGFTGSGRDWLGTAEALAGHGHRVILPDLRGHGASAAPHDPAAYPPDVVADDGLALLAHLGHDDYDLGGYSYGGRVVLRLLARGARPGRAVVAGQGLDAVQRATSRTGVYHRALTALIDGEPVEPGSPSHWIRQAGGDPVALRHVLGTHVPTPDLDRITTPTLVLIGTEDDGHTTADALAAALPNGRFERVPGNHFTAMSSPELTAAMVNFLAQA; encoded by the coding sequence ATGCCACACTTCCGAAGTCACGACGGCCTGGAGCTCGCCTATCGCGACGTCGGCGCGGGCCGGCCGCTGGTGCTGTTCCACGGCTTCACCGGCTCCGGCCGCGACTGGCTCGGCACGGCCGAGGCGCTCGCCGGCCACGGGCACCGGGTGATCCTGCCGGACCTGCGCGGCCACGGGGCGAGCGCCGCTCCCCACGACCCGGCGGCGTACCCGCCCGACGTCGTCGCCGACGACGGGCTCGCCCTGCTCGCCCACCTCGGCCACGACGACTACGACCTCGGCGGCTATTCCTACGGCGGCCGGGTCGTGCTGCGTCTCCTGGCCCGCGGCGCGCGTCCGGGCCGCGCGGTCGTCGCAGGCCAGGGCCTCGACGCCGTGCAGCGCGCGACGTCCCGCACGGGCGTCTACCACCGCGCGCTGACCGCGCTGATCGACGGCGAGCCCGTCGAGCCGGGCTCGCCGTCGCACTGGATCCGGCAGGCGGGCGGCGATCCGGTCGCATTGCGGCACGTGCTGGGAACACACGTCCCGACTCCCGATCTGGACCGGATCACGACGCCGACCTTGGTGCTGATCGGCACCGAGGACGACGGCCACACGACGGCGGACGCGCTGGCCGCCGCGTTGCCGAACGGCCGCTTCGAGCGGGTGCCGGGCAACCACTTCACGGCGATGTCGAGCCCGGAACTCACGGCCGCGATGGTGAATTTCCTGGCTCAGGCGTAG
- a CDS encoding ester cyclase, with translation MSEFDIPGPEVLAARQKLVLDHFRDEVAQDWDATLATFPHPHYEVVATMTVHDGDGAVRGYYRDTRTAFPDQHHELIALRHSADAVVVEFWLLGTHLGPLGPIPATGSRFRVRMTAYFVFDAGEKLVCERIYFDTLSLLKQLIGGVAKKNPKNWPLLLRVARGFLAMSGERPDPRLTETTEPVLRPV, from the coding sequence ATGAGCGAGTTCGACATCCCCGGCCCGGAGGTCCTCGCGGCCCGGCAGAAGCTGGTGCTCGACCACTTCCGCGACGAGGTCGCCCAGGACTGGGACGCCACGCTCGCGACGTTCCCGCACCCGCACTACGAGGTCGTCGCGACGATGACCGTCCACGACGGCGACGGCGCCGTCCGCGGCTACTACCGCGACACCCGCACCGCGTTCCCCGACCAGCACCACGAGCTGATCGCGCTGCGGCACAGCGCCGACGCGGTCGTCGTCGAGTTCTGGCTGCTGGGCACGCACCTCGGCCCGCTCGGCCCGATCCCGGCGACCGGGTCCCGCTTCCGCGTCCGCATGACGGCGTACTTCGTGTTCGACGCCGGGGAAAAGCTGGTGTGCGAGCGCATCTACTTCGACACGCTCTCGCTGCTCAAGCAGCTGATCGGCGGGGTGGCCAAGAAGAACCCGAAGAACTGGCCGTTGCTGCTCCGGGTGGCACGGGGCTTCCTGGCGATGTCGGGGGAGCGGCCGGACCCGCGGCTGACGGAGACGACGGAACCGGTGCTGCGGCCGGTCTGA
- a CDS encoding TIGR03620 family F420-dependent LLM class oxidoreductase, which yields MATLGPVGVYLPISFTRTPPAESQREAVRRLERAGYRTVWTNEVVGGKDALVQLAVLLAATERLTFGTGIANVWAREPQTLHAGAAQLADAYPDRLVLGVGVGYPQQAEGTGRDFGSPLATMRDYVGRMDAETWPPAPQAEYPRILGANGPKMLALAGEIADGALPANLPPSFTAEARSTLGPDKLLVVGVAVVPGSDADRAKAAAVERVAQTLNRPTFSNALRRLGFDLDDVAGIADAVVAHGGPDALATKVREHLAAGADHVLLMPPTTDDFGADVAVLAELAPAFDGLG from the coding sequence ATGGCGACCTTGGGGCCCGTCGGCGTCTACCTGCCGATTTCGTTCACCCGCACGCCCCCGGCCGAGAGCCAGCGCGAGGCCGTCCGACGGCTGGAGCGCGCCGGGTACCGGACCGTCTGGACGAACGAGGTCGTCGGCGGCAAGGACGCGCTCGTCCAGCTGGCCGTGCTGCTGGCCGCGACCGAACGGCTGACGTTCGGCACCGGCATCGCGAACGTCTGGGCCCGCGAACCGCAGACCCTGCACGCCGGGGCGGCCCAGCTCGCCGACGCCTACCCGGACCGGCTGGTGCTCGGCGTGGGCGTCGGCTACCCGCAGCAGGCCGAGGGCACCGGCCGGGACTTCGGCAGCCCGCTGGCCACGATGCGCGACTACGTCGGGCGGATGGACGCGGAGACCTGGCCGCCGGCACCGCAGGCGGAGTACCCGCGGATCCTCGGCGCGAACGGGCCGAAGATGCTCGCCCTGGCGGGGGAGATCGCGGACGGCGCGCTGCCGGCCAACCTGCCGCCGTCCTTCACCGCCGAGGCGCGGTCGACGCTCGGCCCGGACAAGCTGCTGGTCGTCGGCGTGGCCGTGGTTCCCGGCTCCGACGCCGACCGGGCGAAGGCGGCGGCGGTCGAACGGGTGGCGCAGACGCTGAACCGCCCGACGTTCTCGAACGCCTTGCGCCGCCTGGGTTTCGACCTCGACGACGTGGCCGGGATCGCCGACGCGGTCGTGGCCCACGGCGGCCCGGACGCCCTCGCGACCAAGGTCCGCGAGCACCTGGCCGCGGGCGCGGACCACGTCCTGCTCATGCCCCCGACGACGGACGACTTCGGCGCCGACGTCGCGGTGCTGGCGGAGCTGGCCCCGGCGTTCGACGGCCTCGGCTGA
- a CDS encoding helix-turn-helix transcriptional regulator: MPDAARAGLGEFLRSRRERLSPAALGLPDRRRRRTPGLRREEVAELAGIGVDWYIRLEQGRTVSPSSATVEALARALRLDDGERAHLRALARNPARTPFTRERVPEATRRLVEGLSEPAYVTGRRWDLLAWNRAAAGLFTDFGALPEADRNVLVFLLLDERARRLFGDGWAAQAEHTVAQFHAAHDLWAPDPAFTGLADRLRAGCPEFATWWGRHDVGRSGPGRKTLYRPEAADYDYATFQADGDLRLTIYAPAGGR, encoded by the coding sequence ATGCCGGACGCGGCCCGGGCCGGGCTGGGGGAGTTCCTGCGGTCCCGGCGCGAGCGGCTGAGCCCGGCCGCGCTCGGGCTGCCGGACCGCCGTCGGCGCCGCACGCCCGGGCTGCGCCGCGAAGAGGTCGCGGAGCTGGCCGGCATCGGCGTCGACTGGTACATCCGGCTCGAGCAGGGCCGCACGGTCAGCCCGTCGTCCGCGACCGTCGAGGCGCTCGCCCGCGCCTTGAGGCTGGACGACGGCGAGCGCGCCCACCTGCGGGCCCTGGCCCGGAACCCGGCTCGGACGCCGTTCACCCGCGAGCGGGTGCCCGAGGCCACCCGGCGGCTGGTCGAGGGCCTGAGCGAACCCGCGTACGTGACGGGCCGCCGCTGGGACCTGCTGGCCTGGAACCGCGCGGCGGCCGGGTTGTTCACCGACTTCGGGGCACTGCCGGAGGCGGACCGGAACGTCCTGGTCTTCCTGCTGCTCGACGAGCGGGCGCGACGGTTGTTCGGCGACGGCTGGGCCGCGCAGGCCGAGCACACGGTGGCGCAGTTCCACGCCGCGCACGACCTGTGGGCGCCGGATCCGGCGTTCACCGGGCTGGCCGACCGGCTGCGCGCGGGCTGCCCGGAGTTCGCGACGTGGTGGGGCCGCCACGACGTCGGCCGGAGCGGACCCGGCCGGAAGACGCTGTACCGGCCGGAAGCGGCGGACTACGACTACGCGACGTTCCAGGCCGACGGCGACCTGCGGCTGACGATCTACGCGCCCGCCGGTGGCCGGTAG
- a CDS encoding cytochrome P450 gives MLDSALARAKPAIRWGLGHALPRAVLRREARRGDLQGRMVVAAADGRDLTGLFEEIRAAGPLARTRFGWMTTTHAAVREVLAGDDFRVGVVGSDGSPLGRLVEWSAGEHLHPVRPPSLLAVNPPKHTRYRKLVTGVFTARAVEQLRGRVQEIADGLLDKLEPGRPLDLVESYCGLLPVTVISEILGVPPSDLGKVLSLGAAAAPSLDLGLGWRTFRHVETALGEFDAWLGEHLEHLRRRPGTDLFSKLVAARDGGVGLTETELKSTAGLVLAAGFETTVNLLGSGIALLAGDPGQLAVLRERPELWGNAVEEVLRYDPPVLLTGRLATRATEVAGVSLPRGALVTTVLAGANRDPAVFADPAVFDVTRAGARDHVAFGAGRHHCLGASLARMEGEIGLRTIFDRFPGLRVLPGGRRRETRILRGYESLPAVLAA, from the coding sequence GTGCTCGACTCAGCTCTGGCCCGGGCCAAGCCCGCCATCCGGTGGGGCCTCGGCCACGCGCTCCCCCGGGCCGTGCTGCGCCGCGAAGCCCGGCGCGGGGACCTCCAGGGGCGGATGGTCGTGGCGGCCGCCGACGGGCGTGACCTGACCGGACTGTTCGAGGAGATCCGCGCCGCCGGGCCGCTCGCCCGCACCCGCTTCGGCTGGATGACCACCACGCACGCCGCGGTCCGGGAAGTGCTGGCCGGCGACGACTTCCGCGTCGGCGTCGTCGGGTCCGACGGCTCGCCGCTCGGCCGGCTCGTCGAGTGGTCGGCAGGCGAGCACCTGCACCCGGTGCGGCCGCCGTCGCTGCTCGCCGTCAACCCGCCCAAGCACACGCGCTACCGCAAGCTGGTCACCGGCGTGTTCACCGCGCGTGCGGTCGAGCAGCTGCGCGGCCGCGTCCAGGAGATCGCCGACGGGCTGCTCGACAAGCTCGAGCCGGGCCGGCCGCTCGACCTCGTAGAGTCCTACTGCGGCCTGCTCCCGGTGACGGTCATCAGCGAGATCCTCGGCGTGCCGCCGTCCGACCTCGGCAAGGTGCTGTCGCTGGGCGCGGCCGCCGCGCCCAGCCTCGACCTCGGCCTGGGCTGGCGCACGTTCCGCCACGTCGAGACCGCGCTGGGCGAGTTCGACGCCTGGCTCGGCGAGCACCTCGAGCACCTGCGCCGGCGCCCCGGCACCGACCTGTTCAGCAAGCTCGTCGCGGCCCGCGACGGCGGCGTCGGCCTCACCGAGACGGAGCTGAAGTCCACCGCGGGCCTGGTGCTGGCGGCCGGGTTCGAGACGACCGTCAACCTCCTCGGCAGCGGGATCGCCCTGCTGGCCGGCGATCCCGGGCAGCTCGCCGTGCTGCGCGAGCGGCCGGAGCTGTGGGGCAACGCCGTCGAGGAGGTGCTGCGCTACGACCCGCCGGTCCTGCTGACCGGCCGGCTCGCGACGCGCGCCACGGAAGTGGCCGGGGTTTCCCTGCCGCGCGGGGCGCTGGTGACGACGGTGCTGGCCGGCGCGAACCGCGACCCCGCGGTGTTCGCCGACCCGGCGGTCTTCGACGTCACCCGGGCCGGGGCGCGCGACCACGTGGCGTTCGGCGCCGGGCGGCACCACTGCCTGGGCGCTTCGCTGGCGCGCATGGAGGGCGAGATCGGCCTGCGCACGATCTTCGACCGGTTCCCCGGCCTGCGCGTGCTGCCCGGGGGCCGCCGCCGGGAGACGCGGATCCTGCGCGGCTACGAAAGCCTGCCCGCGGTGCTCGCCGCGTGA